A region of the bacterium genome:
CGCCCTATTGTCGTAGATTTCAGTGAACTCCAGTACCTGGACATGGCAGGGCTCCACGTATTGGAGGACTGTCACCAGCAGGCCAAGCACGAGGGCCAGCGCGTGCTACTGGTAGGGTCGCCCCCTCTGGTCCACAAGGTCCTCGCCATCGTGCAATTGAACGAGCGCGTTCCCGTTGTGGGCACGATGGAAGAGGCTCTCAAGGCCATCGAGCAGAGGGACGGGGACGTCTCATGACCCAGATCGTGACACTCCACTTTGACACCGAGCCCGTTGTGATGCGGGT
Encoded here:
- a CDS encoding STAS domain-containing protein, encoding MEDHFTSGTFRVWSEDNPVALVLHVTGELDLMTAPSLRLRFQQLIGRDRPIVVDFSELQYLDMAGLHVLEDCHQQAKHEGQRVLLVGSPPLVHKVLAIVQLNERVPVVGTMEEALKAIEQRDGDVS